One Coregonus clupeaformis isolate EN_2021a chromosome 33, ASM2061545v1, whole genome shotgun sequence DNA window includes the following coding sequences:
- the rfx6 gene encoding DNA-binding protein RFX6, producing the protein MPMKRNTGSPIQDGQFLHVHPPTITSCDASEELKHTTFSNEKLRCDFNGHSLSKFDEGGDLGIKSDADDGNETPSSEEDQDLLEYSKHLAFNQTTTRKSITQIIKDKKKQTQLTLQWLEENYIVCEGVCLPRCILYAHYLDFCRKEKLDPACAATFGKTIRQKFPLLTTRRLGTRGHSKYHYYGIGIKESSAYYNLVYSGKGLTRFSGSKLKNEGGFTRKYSLSSKTGTLLPEFPSPQHLVLQGFVSKEKVDTLIVMYKTHCQCILDNAINVNFEEIQNFLLHFWQGMPDHLLPLLENPIIVDIFCVCDSILYKVLTDVLIPATMQEMPESLLADIRNFAKHWEHWMVSSLENLPECLSEKKLQIARRFVSSLKRQTSFLHLAQIARPALFDQNVVDSMVVDIDKVDLNSIGSQALLAISSGDQDSDLYSEYDSITVFQELKDLLKKNATVESFIEWLDTVVEQKVIKPGKQNGRSIKKRAQDFLLKWSFFGARVMHNLTLNNATSFCSFHLIRMLLDEYILLAIETQFNNDKEQDLQNLLDKYMGNADASKAAFNASPSSCFLANRNKPSAVSGDLSVKNESLSEHAYMTLSANHQHALGANMAIYQGSETDGFSLSGQIDFSQNSGPLMTPPISPAMVNRGSVINQGPMAIRPQSTCTTIQPHISCQAFPNTMYQSLPPSSPSYYPITSNYQDVFRPQTHAQAPAYHTHSDSSHYPSFSEQHLAKDYFNSSCAVSPYSSRHSSNYSTAPDPGMETQGVELLDSGGYNFVGSGLNSSGCQESAYSAAGHNGYYGNSGYLDSQRLGSMINQHVSVISSVSSIRSVSAYGEVHDPLNILDDTGRKTVGPYYTESDSLGSCTPGVVSAVAPPLPSSVSAPCMYGGPAQFHSQDALLPHRAPSAVQDMMSSLPPINTVFMGSSGGGTCAVTFPPTTNTPQGPPTPLSHCKQ; encoded by the exons ATGCCTATGAAACGGAATACAGGAAGCCCGATCCAGGATGGACAATTTCTTCATGTTCATCCACCAACCATTACATCCTGCGATGCCTCTGAGGAGCTCAAGCACACCACTTTTTCTAACGAGAAATTACGCTGTGATTTCAATGGACATTCACTCTCAAAGTTTGACGAGGGAGGTGATTTGGGAATTAAATCAG ACGCAGATGACGGCAATGAGACCCCATCTTCTGAGGAGGACCAGGACCTCCTTGAGTATTCCAAACATTTGGCTTTCAACCAGACGACCACAAGGAAAAGCATCACTCAGATAATCAAGGACAAGAAGAAACAGACTCAGTTGACTCTTCAATG GCTGGAGGAAAACTACATTGTTTGTGAAGGGGTTTGTCTGCCACGTTGTATCCTGTACGCTCACTACCTAGACTTCTGCAGGAAGGAGAAACTGGATCCAGCCTGTGCTGCTACATTTGGCAAG ACAATTCGGCAGAAATTTCCACTTCTTACAACAAGAAGACTTGGGACCCGAGGTCATTCAAA ATATCATTATTACGGGATTGGCATCAAAGAGAGCAGTGCCTATTATAACTTGGTGTACTCAGGAAAAGGCTTGACGAG ATTTTCAGGGAGCAAACTAAAGAATGAG GGAGGGTTCACTCGGAAATACTCCCTCAGTTCCAAAACAGGAACATTGCTTCCAGAATTCCCAAGTCCACAGCATCTAGTGCTTCAAGGTTTCGTCTCTAAAGAAAAG GTGGACACGCTCATCGTGATGTACAAAACACATTGTCAGTGCATCCTGGACAATGCCATCAATGTCAACTTTGAAGAG ATACAGAATTTCCTGCTGCATTTCTGGCAAGGAATGCCCGACCACCTCTTACCCCTGCTGGAGAACCCCATTATCGTGGACATcttctgtgtgtgtgactctatactctataag GTTCTGACAGATGTCCTGATCCCTGCTACGATGCAGGAGATGCCTGAAAG TCTCCTGGCTGACATCCGTAACTTTGCCAAGCACTGGGAACACTGGATGGTGTCTTCTCTGGAAAACCTCCCAGAATGCCTCTCAGAGAAGAAGCTCCAGATCGCACGCAGATTTGTGTCCTCTCTAAAGCGTCAGACCTCCTTCTTACACCTTGCCCAG ATTGCAAGACCAGCTTTGTTTGACCAGAATGTGGTGGACTCCATGGTGGTGGATATAGATAAAGTGGATTTGAACAGCATAGGGTCACAAGCCCTTCTCGCCATCTCAAGTGGTGACCAAGACTCTGACCTCTACTCTGAAT ATGACTCAATAACAGTGTTCCAAGAGCTGAAAGACCTACTGAAGAAGAATGCCACTGTGGAATCCTTTATCGAGTGGCTGGACACTGTTGTGGAGCAGAAGGTCATTAAG ccCGGGAAGCAGAACGGACGGTCCATAAAGAAGAGAGCTCAGGACTTCCTCCTCAAGTGGAGTTTCTTTGGAGCACGCGTTATGCACAACCTCACGTTGAACAACGCCACCAGTTTTT GTTCGTTCCATCTAATCCGCATGCTGCTGGATGAGTATATCCTACTGGCTATTGAGACACAATTCAACAACGACAAAGAACAAGACCTCCAGAATCTCCTAGATAAATACATGGGAAATGCAG ATGCCAGCAAGGCGGCATTCAATGCCTCCCCCAGCTCTTGTTTCCTGGCCAACCGTAACAAGCCCAGCGCGGTGTCCGGTGATCTGTCTGTGAAGAATGAGTCCCTCTCAGAACACGCATACATGACCCTGTCAGCCAATCATCAGCATGCGCTGGGAGCAAACATGGCCATCTACCAGGGCTCTGAAACCGATGGATTCTCCCTATCAg GACAAATAGACTTTTCCCAAAACAGTGGCCCTCTGATGACCCCTCCCATCTCCCCAGCCATGGTGAACAGGGGCAGTGTCATCAACCAGGGCCCCATGGCCATCAGACCCCAGAGCACCTGCACCACCATCCAGCCCCACATCTCCTGCCAAGCCTTCCCAAACACCATGTACCAGAGCCTCCCTCCCAGCAGCCCCAGCTACTACCCCATCACCTCCAACTACCAGGATGTGTTCAGGCCCCAGACACACGCCCAGGCCCCGGCCTACCACACCCACTCCGACAGCAGCCACTACCCATCCTTCAGTGAGCAGCACCTGGCCAAAGATTACTTCAACAGCAGCTGTGCAGTGTCCCCCTACAGCTCCAGACACTCCTCCAATTACAGCACAGCCCCTGATCCTGGGATGGAGACTCAGGGAGTTGAGCTACTGGACTCTGGAGGATACAACTTTGTTGGGAGTGGGTTAAACAGTAGTGGCTGTCAGGAGTCTGCCTACTCAGCAGCAGGACACAATG GGTACTATGGAAATAGTGGCTACCTGGATAGCCAGAGGCTGGGTTCCATGATAAACCAGCATGTGTCAGTTATCAGCAGTGTGAGCAGTATTCGCTCAGTCTCAGCGTATGGTGAAGTACACGACCCCCTCAACATCCTGGATGACACGGGCAGAAAGACGGTTGGGCCTTACTACACTGAGTCTGACTCACTGGGCTCGTGCACACCTGGAG TTGTCTCTGCTGtagctcctcccctcccctcctcggTCTCCGCACCCTGCATGTACGGAGGTCCTGCCCAGTTCCACTCCCAGGATGCACTGCTTCCTCACCGGGCACCATCTGCGGTACAGGACATGATGTCATCGCTGCCTCCCATCAACACTGTGTTCATGGGGTCTAGTGGAGGAGGAACGTGTGCCGTGACCTTCCCTCCAACCACCAACACTCCTCAAGGTCCTCCCACACCACTCAGTCACTGTAAGCAGTga